The Caldicellulosiruptor changbaiensis genome has a segment encoding these proteins:
- the rimO gene encoding 30S ribosomal protein S12 methylthiotransferase RimO has translation MVKVGFVSLGCNKNLVDSEIMMGACKEAGFEITPNAEDADVIVINTCGFINDAKQESIDTILEMAEYKNKKCKFLIVTGCLSQRYKDDILKELPEVDAILGVKEMLKLPDVIKKLYEGESKLQVFDDKPTFIYTSSTPRLIATPKFYAYIKIAEGCNNRCSYCSIPLIRGNYTSRYIDDIIQEAKRLSEDGYKEIVLTAQDTTKYGIDIYQKKMLATLLQKLSEIDNIKWIRFLYSYPEDIDDELLNIVKSLPKVVKYFDIPIQHINNRILKLMNRKTSSEGIKELIQRIRSAFDEVVIRTTVMVGFPTESEDEFEELYEFVKWAKFDRLGAFMYSQEEGTPAADLPQTDDETKVKRYERILNLQRKISLERNRKRISKKYEVVIEGRDRNNFYIARSQFEAPEVDGKIIVFSKRKLLPGEFVVVKILDAFEYDLVGEVI, from the coding sequence TTGGTAAAGGTTGGTTTTGTATCACTTGGGTGTAACAAAAATCTTGTTGACAGTGAAATAATGATGGGGGCGTGCAAAGAAGCTGGGTTTGAGATCACACCAAATGCTGAAGATGCTGATGTCATTGTTATTAATACATGCGGGTTTATAAATGATGCAAAACAAGAGTCGATTGACACCATATTAGAAATGGCTGAGTACAAGAATAAAAAGTGCAAATTTTTAATAGTCACAGGATGTTTATCACAACGCTATAAAGACGATATTTTAAAAGAGCTGCCAGAGGTTGATGCAATCCTTGGTGTAAAAGAGATGTTGAAACTTCCAGATGTAATCAAAAAACTTTATGAGGGGGAGAGCAAACTCCAAGTATTTGACGACAAACCTACATTTATCTATACAAGCTCAACGCCACGCCTTATTGCAACCCCTAAGTTTTATGCCTACATAAAAATAGCAGAAGGTTGCAACAATAGATGCTCATATTGTTCAATACCGTTGATTAGGGGAAATTACACAAGTAGATATATAGATGATATAATTCAGGAGGCAAAAAGGCTTTCTGAGGATGGTTATAAAGAGATTGTACTCACTGCTCAGGATACAACAAAATATGGAATAGATATATATCAAAAAAAGATGTTAGCAACATTGCTTCAAAAATTAAGTGAGATTGATAACATAAAATGGATTAGATTTTTATACTCTTATCCAGAAGACATTGACGATGAGCTTTTAAATATTGTAAAGAGTCTTCCAAAAGTTGTTAAATACTTTGATATACCAATTCAGCACATTAATAACAGAATATTAAAACTAATGAACAGAAAGACCTCATCGGAAGGTATTAAAGAGCTCATTCAAAGAATAAGGTCAGCATTTGATGAGGTTGTAATAAGGACAACAGTTATGGTTGGATTCCCAACAGAGTCAGAAGATGAGTTTGAAGAGCTTTATGAGTTTGTCAAGTGGGCAAAGTTTGATAGGCTTGGTGCATTTATGTATTCCCAAGAAGAGGGAACACCTGCTGCTGATTTACCACAAACAGATGATGAGACAAAGGTCAAAAGATATGAAAGGATTTTAAATCTTCAAAGAAAGATTTCACTGGAAAGAAATAGAAAGAGAATTAGCAAAAAGTATGAGGTTGTTATAGAAGGCAGAGATAGGAATAACTTTTACATTGCGAGAAGCCAATTTGAAGCTCCTGAGGTTGACGGGAAAATTATTGTGTTTTCTAAGCGAAAACTTTTACCTGGAGAGTTTGTAGTTGTAAAAATATTGGATGCGTTTGAGTATGATTTGGTAGGAGAGGTAATTTGA
- the pgsA gene encoding CDP-diacylglycerol--glycerol-3-phosphate 3-phosphatidyltransferase produces the protein MNIANIITSIRILLIPIFMFFLLNYNISYSKVIAAVIFIIAAITDSLDGYIARSKKIVTNFGKFLDPLADKLLITAALVGLVELQKISSWIAMIIIGREFIVTGLRMVAAAEGIVISANIWGKLKTISQIIAIVLLLVDNYPFRFLDFPFDKIALWVAVILTIYSGVDYIRVNWRVIDFTKK, from the coding sequence ATGAATATTGCTAATATAATTACAAGTATAAGGATATTGTTGATTCCTATATTTATGTTCTTTTTACTCAATTATAACATTTCATATTCAAAAGTGATAGCCGCAGTTATTTTCATTATTGCAGCTATAACAGACAGTCTGGATGGGTATATTGCGCGCTCTAAAAAGATTGTAACTAATTTTGGAAAATTTCTTGACCCGCTTGCAGATAAGCTGTTGATTACAGCAGCACTTGTTGGACTTGTTGAACTTCAAAAGATTTCTTCTTGGATAGCTATGATAATAATTGGACGAGAATTTATTGTAACAGGGCTTAGAATGGTTGCTGCTGCAGAAGGTATAGTAATTTCTGCTAACATTTGGGGAAAGTTAAAGACGATAAGTCAGATTATTGCAATAGTGTTACTTTTGGTTGACAACTATCCTTTTAGATTTCTAGATTTTCCTTTTGACAAGATAGCTTTATGGGTTGCTGTGATACTCACTATCTATTCAGGTGTTGACTATATACGGGTTAATTGGAGAGTAATAGACTTTACGAAAAAGTGA
- a CDS encoding competence/damage-inducible protein A has protein sequence MMAEIICVGTELLLGQIVNTNAQYLSQRLASLGIDLYFQTTVGDNLNRLKSAIDIALKRSDILIFTGGLGPTSDDITKEAVCEYFGKKLILNQEVLNKIEEYFKHRGVKMPEINKKQAYVPKDSIILENRHGTAPGLIIEKDGKIAILLPGPPFEMQPMFEEYVVPYLEKFSKEKIYSRVLKFIGIGESSIEERLSELIHNQSDPSLALYAKPFEVELRISTKKSNGALAKDILDQMESKIRALLGEYIYGIDNQTLEEVVVEMLLQKGLKVSVAESCTGGLICNKITNVPGASNVFDRGFITYSNEAKVKELGVSEETLKNFGAVSHEVAKQMAQGALKNSLADIAISTTGIAGPTGATKTKPVGLVYIGVATKNYIDSFEFRFSGDRLRIKETASKAALDILRKTIINY, from the coding sequence ATGATGGCTGAGATAATCTGTGTTGGTACAGAGCTCTTGCTTGGTCAGATAGTGAATACAAATGCACAGTATCTTTCGCAAAGGTTAGCAAGCTTAGGAATAGACTTATATTTTCAGACAACAGTTGGTGACAATTTAAATAGGCTCAAAAGTGCTATCGACATCGCACTCAAAAGATCAGATATACTTATCTTTACTGGTGGACTTGGACCAACATCTGATGATATTACAAAGGAAGCTGTGTGCGAATATTTTGGAAAGAAGCTTATACTAAATCAAGAGGTTTTGAATAAGATTGAAGAGTACTTTAAACACCGTGGTGTAAAGATGCCAGAAATTAACAAAAAACAGGCATATGTTCCTAAGGATAGCATCATATTGGAAAACAGGCATGGTACTGCACCGGGACTTATAATTGAGAAAGATGGTAAAATAGCAATTTTACTGCCAGGTCCACCATTTGAGATGCAGCCCATGTTCGAAGAGTATGTTGTGCCTTATTTAGAAAAATTCTCTAAAGAGAAGATATATTCAAGAGTTTTAAAATTCATCGGAATTGGTGAGTCATCTATTGAAGAGAGGTTAAGTGAACTTATACACAACCAGTCAGACCCGAGCTTAGCTTTGTACGCAAAACCATTTGAGGTTGAACTGAGAATCTCAACGAAAAAAAGTAACGGAGCTTTAGCAAAAGATATACTTGACCAAATGGAAAGCAAGATAAGAGCTTTGCTTGGTGAGTATATCTATGGTATAGATAATCAGACTTTAGAAGAGGTTGTAGTTGAGATGCTTTTGCAAAAAGGTCTTAAGGTTTCTGTAGCAGAGTCATGTACAGGTGGACTCATATGTAACAAAATTACAAATGTTCCTGGTGCGTCAAATGTTTTTGACAGAGGTTTTATAACATACTCAAATGAAGCAAAGGTAAAAGAGCTGGGAGTATCAGAAGAAACATTAAAGAATTTTGGTGCTGTGAGTCATGAAGTAGCTAAGCAGATGGCTCAAGGTGCTCTAAAAAATTCTTTGGCAGATATTGCAATATCCACAACTGGAATTGCTGGACCAACTGGAGCAACAAAGACAAAACCAGTAGGGCTTGTATATATTGGAGTTGCTACAAAAAATTATATTGACAGTTTTGAGTTTAGATTTTCAGGTGATAGGCTTAGGATTAAAGAGACTGCTTCAAAGGCTGCTTTAGACATTCTCAGAAAGACCATAATTAATTATTGA
- the recA gene encoding recombinase RecA has product MENLDKKKALDRVIMEIEKAYGKGAIMKLGEMAKENIDVIPTGALSLDIALGVGGVPRGRIVEIYGAESSGKTTIALHIIAEAQKMGGEAAFIDAEHALDPFYAKRLGVDINNLIVSQPDSGEQALEIVEALVRSNAIDVIVVDSVAALVPQAEIDGEMGEAHVGLQARLMSQALRKLAGITSKTKTTVIFINQLREKVGVMFGNPETTPGGRALKFYASVRLEVRKGEIIKQQGQPIGTKVKVKVVKNKVAPPFKEAEFDLIYGEGISKEGNVLDVAVNIDVIQKSGAWYTYNGQKIGQGRENAKQFLKENPDIMQEIIEKIKQNANLAFEKIKTTAEIPEDDFLLSGEINEDIG; this is encoded by the coding sequence ATGGAAAACTTAGATAAGAAGAAAGCCTTAGACAGGGTAATCATGGAGATTGAAAAGGCATATGGCAAAGGTGCCATTATGAAACTTGGCGAGATGGCCAAAGAAAACATTGACGTAATTCCAACAGGAGCACTTTCTTTGGACATTGCGCTGGGTGTTGGAGGAGTTCCACGAGGAAGGATTGTAGAGATATACGGTGCTGAGTCATCTGGTAAAACAACAATTGCACTACACATAATAGCAGAGGCGCAGAAGATGGGTGGTGAAGCAGCGTTTATTGACGCTGAGCATGCTTTAGACCCATTTTATGCAAAAAGGCTGGGGGTAGACATAAACAATCTCATTGTCTCTCAGCCAGACAGTGGTGAGCAGGCGCTTGAGATTGTTGAAGCACTTGTGAGAAGTAATGCGATTGATGTTATTGTTGTCGACTCGGTTGCAGCACTTGTGCCACAAGCAGAGATTGATGGAGAGATGGGAGAGGCCCATGTTGGACTTCAAGCAAGGCTTATGTCACAAGCACTAAGAAAGCTTGCAGGGATTACAAGCAAAACAAAGACCACAGTTATATTCATTAACCAGCTAAGAGAAAAGGTTGGTGTGATGTTTGGCAATCCTGAGACAACACCAGGTGGTAGAGCGCTGAAGTTCTACGCATCAGTCAGGCTTGAGGTCAGAAAAGGCGAGATTATAAAACAGCAAGGTCAACCAATTGGAACAAAAGTTAAGGTAAAGGTTGTTAAAAACAAGGTTGCGCCTCCGTTCAAAGAGGCTGAGTTTGATTTAATATATGGTGAAGGAATATCAAAGGAAGGAAATGTTTTGGACGTTGCAGTCAACATTGACGTCATCCAAAAGAGTGGCGCATGGTATACTTACAATGGTCAAAAGATAGGACAAGGCAGAGAAAATGCAAAACAGTTTTTAAAAGAAAATCCTGATATTATGCAAGAGATAATTGAAAAGATAAAACAAAATGCAAATCTTGCGTTTGAGAAGATAAAGACAACAGCTGAAATACCCGAAGATGACTTTCTTTTAAGTGGTGAAATAAATGAGGATATTGGATAA
- a CDS encoding regulatory protein RecX: MRILDKKLHGERYLIILEDGREFAIDKDIYFEKRVYELEDIDEKTLSLLIFEDNLKKAKQDLVGYLTRYPMRSEFMYYKHLLDKGYDSATAAEAVAYFVKIGYIDELSAAKKLVAKYQRSKSNLQIVNILKKNGFKNSTISQLNLSPESDLRLLDKLLQRKLRHLKKPDNKEILKLIKWFVARGYDYNTIVEKIREYLDY, translated from the coding sequence ATGAGGATATTGGATAAAAAGTTACATGGTGAAAGGTATTTGATAATCCTCGAAGATGGAAGAGAGTTTGCGATAGACAAGGATATCTATTTTGAAAAAAGAGTATATGAATTGGAGGATATTGATGAAAAAACTCTTAGTCTACTTATTTTTGAGGACAATCTAAAAAAGGCAAAACAAGATCTTGTTGGCTATCTTACAAGGTATCCAATGAGGTCTGAGTTCATGTATTATAAACATCTGCTTGACAAAGGATATGATTCAGCTACTGCTGCTGAGGCGGTAGCTTATTTTGTTAAGATAGGGTATATTGATGAGCTTTCTGCCGCCAAAAAACTTGTGGCAAAGTATCAAAGGTCTAAATCCAATCTTCAGATAGTAAATATTCTTAAGAAAAATGGATTTAAAAATTCTACAATCTCTCAACTAAATCTCAGCCCTGAAAGTGACTTACGGCTTCTTGATAAACTTTTACAAAGAAAGCTAAGACATCTCAAAAAGCCTGACAATAAAGAGATTTTGAAATTAATAAAATGGTTTGTTGCAAGAGGATATGATTACAATACAATAGTAGAAAAAATTAGGGAATACTTAGATTATTGA
- the rny gene encoding ribonuclease Y produces the protein MQKISDTLKLIITAGVSIALAIVAFFLGYLYRKKIAEKTIKSAEQEAQRIVEEAKKQAEAYKKEATLLAKEEIHRARSEFDREVRERRAELQRFERRLIQKEEMLDKKMAAVEEKEEQLNQKIKDVQKLQEEIELLKQKQQEELQRISGLTQEEARQIILKSVEQDVKHDVALMIKELEQQAKEEADKKAREIIALAIQRYSSDYVAENTVSVVTLPNDEMKGRIIGREGRNIKTFETVTGIDLIIDDTPEAVILSGFDPIRREIAKLTLEKLILDGRIHPARIEEMYEKAKREVENKICEEGERVVFELGIHNLHPELIKLIGKLRYRTSYGQNVLAHSIEVANIAGIMAAELGLDQSIAKRAGLLHDIGKAVDHEVEGSHALIGYDLAKRYKETNPDVLEAIGGHHGEMETRSIYNVLIQAADSVSAARPGARRESLESYIKRLQKLEEIANSFDGVEKAYAIQAGREIRIMVKPDHVSDDDIVIMAREIVKRIESELDYPGQIKVNVIREVRAVEYAK, from the coding sequence GTGCAAAAGATTAGTGATACATTAAAGTTAATAATTACTGCAGGAGTCAGTATAGCTCTTGCAATAGTTGCCTTTTTCTTGGGCTATTTATATAGAAAAAAGATTGCAGAAAAGACAATAAAAAGTGCTGAACAAGAAGCCCAAAGAATTGTCGAGGAGGCAAAAAAACAAGCCGAGGCATATAAGAAAGAAGCAACACTCTTAGCAAAAGAAGAGATTCACAGAGCAAGAAGCGAGTTTGACAGAGAAGTAAGAGAAAGGCGTGCAGAGCTTCAGAGATTTGAAAGAAGGCTAATCCAAAAAGAAGAGATGCTTGATAAAAAAATGGCTGCTGTTGAGGAAAAAGAAGAGCAGTTGAATCAAAAAATAAAGGATGTGCAAAAACTACAAGAGGAAATAGAACTATTAAAACAAAAGCAGCAGGAAGAGCTTCAAAGAATTTCTGGACTTACCCAAGAAGAAGCACGCCAGATTATCCTAAAGAGTGTTGAGCAGGATGTAAAACACGATGTTGCACTTATGATTAAGGAGTTAGAACAACAAGCAAAAGAAGAGGCTGATAAAAAAGCCAGAGAAATCATTGCACTTGCTATCCAACGATACTCTTCAGATTATGTGGCAGAAAACACTGTATCTGTTGTAACATTACCAAATGACGAAATGAAAGGTAGAATAATAGGAAGAGAAGGAAGAAATATCAAGACATTTGAAACTGTCACTGGAATTGATCTAATTATCGATGACACTCCAGAGGCTGTGATTCTTTCAGGATTTGATCCTATAAGGCGTGAGATTGCAAAACTCACTTTAGAAAAGCTGATTTTGGATGGTCGAATCCATCCTGCGCGAATTGAAGAAATGTATGAAAAAGCTAAACGTGAAGTTGAAAACAAAATTTGTGAAGAAGGCGAAAGAGTTGTATTTGAACTTGGTATTCACAACCTTCACCCAGAGCTTATAAAGTTGATTGGTAAGCTTAGATACAGAACAAGTTATGGTCAAAACGTACTTGCTCACTCTATCGAGGTTGCAAACATTGCAGGTATCATGGCAGCAGAACTTGGACTTGACCAGAGCATTGCAAAACGAGCAGGGCTTTTGCATGACATTGGTAAAGCTGTTGACCATGAGGTTGAAGGTTCTCATGCTTTAATTGGTTATGACCTTGCAAAAAGGTATAAAGAAACAAACCCTGATGTCCTGGAAGCGATTGGTGGACATCACGGAGAGATGGAAACAAGGTCAATTTACAATGTGTTAATTCAAGCTGCTGATTCAGTTTCAGCAGCACGACCAGGGGCAAGAAGAGAATCTCTTGAGTCGTATATAAAGAGACTTCAGAAGCTTGAAGAAATTGCAAACTCATTTGATGGTGTTGAGAAAGCATATGCTATTCAAGCAGGTAGAGAGATAAGAATTATGGTAAAACCAGATCATGTCAGTGACGATGATATTGTCATAATGGCAAGAGAGATAGTGAAAAGAATTGAAAGTGAGCTTGATTACCCTGGACAGATAAAGGTAAATGTCATTCGTGAAGTTAGAGCTGTTGAATATGCAAAGTGA
- a CDS encoding TIGR00282 family metallophosphoesterase, with protein MRFLAIGDVVGRPGRNILKNSLSKVKENYRIDIVIANCENAAGGNGLTKKVADELFDIGIDIMTMGNHVWSNKEIFSFIDSEQRIIRPANYPEGTTPGRGYNIFEKNNIKFAVINLCGRVFMDNFDCPFRKSDEILKKLDINIIIVDFHAEATSEKIALGFYLDGRVSCVYGTHTHVQTADEKILPNGTAYITDIGMTGPCDSVLGVDKEIVIQKFVTMLPVKFEVAKGKAQFNGIVFEIDDSTGKAISIDRISFTLEE; from the coding sequence ATGAGATTTTTAGCAATAGGCGATGTTGTTGGAAGGCCAGGAAGAAATATTCTCAAGAATTCCCTCTCAAAGGTCAAGGAGAATTATAGGATAGACATTGTTATAGCAAATTGTGAAAATGCAGCTGGTGGAAATGGTCTTACCAAAAAGGTTGCTGATGAGCTATTTGATATAGGAATTGACATTATGACAATGGGCAATCATGTATGGTCTAATAAGGAGATTTTTTCATTTATAGACAGTGAGCAGCGTATCATAAGGCCTGCAAACTATCCGGAAGGTACAACACCTGGTAGAGGTTATAACATTTTTGAAAAAAACAATATTAAGTTTGCGGTGATAAATCTGTGTGGGCGTGTGTTTATGGACAACTTTGATTGCCCGTTTAGAAAAAGTGACGAGATTTTAAAAAAGCTTGACATAAATATAATAATTGTAGATTTTCATGCTGAAGCAACATCTGAAAAAATTGCTTTAGGTTTTTACCTTGATGGACGTGTTTCTTGCGTGTATGGTACACATACACATGTCCAAACAGCCGATGAAAAGATTCTTCCAAACGGGACAGCGTATATCACAGATATTGGAATGACTGGTCCTTGTGATTCAGTTTTAGGGGTTGATAAGGAGATTGTAATTCAAAAATTTGTTACTATGTTGCCTGTCAAGTTTGAAGTGGCCAAAGGAAAAGCTCAGTTCAATGGAATTGTGTTTGAAATTGATGATTCAACTGGCAAAGCCATTTCTATTGACAGAATTAGCTTCACTTTAGAAGAATAA
- a CDS encoding AAA family ATPase, with amino-acid sequence MYSNIQKRFQQEGTSKINEIRINLFCPLIVLGNEEYIFENLIITKELLHSAIRALTNNSLFSYEREILQGYFTIEGGHRIGVAGKFTSDGKRIISLNSITGLNIRVAKSIEGIGIKVIKHILNPSKSIYNTLIVSPPGCGKTTLLRDIVRILSNGEINLSFGGFRVVVIDERSEISTYSQEQSKLGTRTSVLDGVDKLNGVFMAIRSLNPQIIAMDELGGPQDYLAVAEASKMGVKVIATMHGENLHELKKRTYSKRVLEQNVFEKVIFLSSKDGPGTVEEIITLGDK; translated from the coding sequence ATTTACAGTAATATACAGAAAAGATTTCAACAGGAAGGTACTTCCAAAATCAATGAAATAAGGATAAATTTATTTTGTCCTCTTATTGTTTTGGGAAATGAGGAGTATATCTTTGAGAATTTGATAATAACAAAAGAGCTTCTCCACTCAGCTATAAGAGCGCTTACTAACAACTCTTTATTTAGTTATGAAAGAGAGATTCTTCAAGGCTATTTTACTATAGAGGGTGGACATAGAATAGGTGTTGCTGGTAAATTTACTTCAGATGGTAAAAGAATAATTTCGCTAAATTCTATCACAGGTCTTAATATAAGAGTTGCAAAAAGCATTGAAGGAATTGGCATTAAGGTGATAAAGCATATTTTAAATCCATCAAAATCCATATATAACACTCTCATAGTATCACCGCCTGGCTGTGGTAAAACCACTCTTTTGAGGGATATTGTAAGGATTTTAAGCAATGGAGAAATTAATCTATCTTTTGGTGGTTTCAGAGTTGTTGTAATTGATGAGAGGTCAGAGATAAGCACATACTCACAAGAACAAAGCAAGCTTGGTACCAGAACATCTGTTTTAGATGGTGTGGACAAATTAAACGGTGTGTTTATGGCAATCCGAAGTCTAAATCCACAGATAATTGCTATGGATGAGCTTGGCGGTCCTCAAGACTATTTAGCAGTGGCTGAAGCTTCTAAAATGGGTGTAAAAGTCATTGCAACTATGCATGGGGAAAATCTGCATGAACTTAAAAAAAGGACGTATTCAAAAAGGGTTCTTGAACAAAATGTTTTTGAAAAGGTGATATTTTTAAGTTCTAAGGATGGTCCAGGTACAGTAGAAGAAATAATAACATTGGGTGATAAATAA
- a CDS encoding stage III sporulation protein AB, which yields MMLKLIGSSLIIFSSLLIGYSKTLKLREQLRIINLFINFFSFARADILTTRLTLFEILNRFKSKVFSAHTTILEYYYKQNGKALLDVKNVYQLDENVHKLILNLFNSIGYSSISEIDRIIDEGIRELREYYEIHKEKYNKNSKMFTLLGLFCGVSICILLL from the coding sequence ATGATGTTAAAGTTAATTGGTTCAAGTTTAATAATTTTCTCTTCACTTCTCATTGGGTATTCTAAAACTTTAAAGTTAAGAGAACAACTCAGGATAATAAACCTTTTTATAAACTTTTTTAGTTTTGCAAGGGCTGATATTTTAACAACGCGCCTCACACTTTTTGAAATTTTAAATAGATTTAAATCAAAAGTATTTTCTGCACATACCACTATTTTGGAATATTATTATAAGCAGAATGGAAAGGCTCTTTTAGATGTGAAAAATGTATACCAGCTTGATGAAAATGTGCACAAGCTTATACTAAACCTTTTTAACTCAATTGGTTACTCTTCTATTAGTGAGATAGACAGGATAATAGATGAGGGTATTAGGGAGCTGCGGGAATATTATGAAATTCACAAAGAAAAGTACAACAAAAACTCGAAAATGTTTACTTTGCTTGGTCTTTTTTGTGGAGTGTCAATTTGTATATTACTTTTATAA
- the spoIIIAC gene encoding stage III sporulation protein AC — MNGIDLIFKIAVIGIILYLVNQVLVKAEKEELAMMTTLVGVIIVLFLIIDLIKRFFDTVKSVFNLF, encoded by the coding sequence ATGAATGGAATAGACTTGATATTTAAAATAGCTGTAATTGGAATAATACTTTACCTTGTAAATCAGGTACTTGTCAAGGCAGAAAAAGAAGAACTTGCAATGATGACAACTTTGGTTGGAGTTATAATTGTACTTTTTCTAATTATTGACCTCATTAAAAGATTCTTTGATACAGTAAAGTCTGTATTTAATCTCTTTTAG
- the spoIIIAD gene encoding stage III sporulation protein AD: MEIFNIVVLCIVSMLIVSILRRTQKEIAIVITVIFGVLVFILVVDKLAYIVEKITEMSTKISYANTYIKTLLKMTGIALISEYTASVCKDSGEKAIARKLEFAGKILILFLSLPLILGLFEVILKFLK, from the coding sequence ATGGAGATATTTAATATAGTCGTACTTTGCATAGTTTCCATGCTTATAGTGAGCATTTTAAGAAGAACTCAAAAAGAAATTGCAATCGTAATAACTGTGATATTTGGCGTTTTGGTGTTTATCTTGGTTGTTGACAAGCTTGCCTATATTGTAGAAAAGATAACAGAGATGAGCACAAAAATCTCATATGCAAATACCTATATAAAAACTTTGCTTAAGATGACAGGGATAGCTTTAATCTCAGAATATACAGCAAGTGTTTGTAAAGACAGTGGAGAAAAAGCAATTGCGAGAAAGCTTGAGTTTGCAGGAAAGATTTTGATACTATTTCTCTCTCTACCTTTAATTTTGGGTTTGTTTGAGGTAATATTAAAGTTTCTAAAATAA
- a CDS encoding stage III sporulation protein AE, producing the protein MDMKKVIALAFFISLILGCEFCQASKISQSYIEKTKHIVNKTAENDVKDYIDGVLNGRKLNIEIFRLIKDKLFSEIDATLKQIATILVVTLIYTLIYSVQNSLKNQGLGKTTFLAFFLTLSTIVLQNLKDVLLYANEVIQKGNSFVEAIFPILISTLATMGYATYAASLSPKIVFALVFSSEFLKNIILPIVNVYIVISILSNIDGGRFNLRRLLSFLKTVLLWSIVIGLVVFTGIVSIEGFTGATVDNLVAKSIKYTVGNFVPFVGKILSDAADTLAGSLGIIKNTISVVGLLTLLLIVGVPLLKILIISLLFRLTAAFVGIISDSRFAQFLDDYADNILLIFSIVFASLLVFVITFSTVLFIVQVGR; encoded by the coding sequence ATGGATATGAAAAAGGTTATAGCACTTGCGTTTTTTATATCTTTGATTTTGGGATGTGAATTTTGTCAAGCCTCGAAAATATCACAGAGTTATATCGAAAAAACTAAACACATAGTAAATAAAACTGCTGAGAATGATGTTAAAGATTACATAGATGGTGTATTGAATGGGAGAAAACTCAATATAGAGATATTTAGACTTATAAAAGACAAGCTTTTTTCAGAAATAGATGCAACATTAAAACAAATAGCTACAATCTTGGTGGTAACACTGATATATACTCTAATCTATAGTGTACAAAACAGCTTAAAAAATCAAGGTCTCGGAAAAACAACCTTTTTAGCTTTTTTCCTCACCTTATCTACAATAGTGCTTCAAAATCTAAAGGATGTACTTTTATATGCAAATGAGGTTATCCAAAAAGGGAATAGCTTTGTAGAAGCCATATTTCCTATTCTCATCTCGACTTTAGCAACAATGGGATATGCTACATATGCTGCTTCTCTCAGCCCCAAGATAGTATTTGCGTTGGTATTTTCATCCGAGTTTTTAAAGAATATTATATTACCGATTGTAAATGTTTATATTGTAATCAGTATCCTTTCAAATATAGATGGTGGAAGGTTTAATCTGAGGCGACTTCTTAGTTTTTTAAAGACAGTTCTTCTTTGGTCAATTGTAATTGGACTTGTAGTGTTCACTGGCATTGTTTCTATAGAAGGTTTTACCGGAGCTACAGTGGACAACCTTGTTGCAAAGTCAATTAAATACACTGTGGGGAATTTTGTGCCTTTTGTTGGTAAGATTCTATCTGATGCAGCAGATACCTTAGCTGGCAGCCTTGGAATTATAAAAAATACAATAAGTGTAGTAGGGCTTCTTACTTTGCTGCTCATTGTTGGAGTTCCACTTCTCAAAATCTTAATTATTTCGCTTTTATTCAGGCTCACTGCAGCCTTTGTTGGAATTATTTCTGATTCGCGTTTTGCCCAGTTTTTGGATGATTATGCCGACAATATCCTTTTGATTTTTTCAATTGTATTTGCTTCTCTGTTGGTGTTTGTAATTACATTTTCAACAGTTTTATTCATTGTTCAGGTTGGAAGGTGA